A single window of Vicia villosa cultivar HV-30 ecotype Madison, WI unplaced genomic scaffold, Vvil1.0 ctg.000822F_1_1, whole genome shotgun sequence DNA harbors:
- the LOC131631411 gene encoding uncharacterized protein LOC131631411, with protein MVDNHAPLDRLRQRRQTQTVSARRERATQQGMTQGPGRVRVQVKLDEAPVGSSSAPRSRLSRASSSREVEEVVHEKEEVPEVHPEHEEDDQDAQEGGYPGRPSNTFILIYYHDHAARHIWDGIDAHKMNYDIPNMSPLATACRGYFPKGGTRRRRLSTFLLERMPIKSVNHLRKIFDLFKPQAQWFNVVGESGLDRLCCTGYVTIIHCMQRAFAERWHKETLSFHFRVGGLTITLHDVACLLNLPIRGRLLDHSLIQRVDAIEWMVDYMGMDSYMADVECRKNNGAHIRFSSLKELYENHLVAATEFEEKGDGFLLSTTELASCGVG; from the exons ATGGTTGACAACCATGCACCGCTTGATCGACTTAGACAAAGGAGGCAGACACAGACAGTCTCAGCTCGGCGCGAGAGAGCTACGCAGCAAGGAATGACTCAGGGACCCGGTCGAGTTCGAGTCCAAGTCAAACTGGATGAGGCGCCTGTAGGATCCTCTTCTGCACCGAGGAGTCGGTTGTCTCGGGCGTCTTCCTCTCGTGAGGTGGAGGAGGTGGTACATGAAAAGGAAGAGGTACCTGAGGTTCACCCCGAGCACGAAGAGGATGATCAGGACGCACAGGAGGGCGGCTACCCGGGAAGGCCTTCTAACACATTTATCTTGATATACTATCATGACCATGCTGCTCGACATATTTGGGATG GAATAGATGCCCATAAAATGA ATTATGATATACCAAATATGTCACCATTAGCCACTGCATGCAGGGGGTATTTTCCGaaaggtggcacaaggagacgtcgtCTTTCCACTTTCCTGTTG GAACGGATGCCCATAAAATCTGTGAaccatttgagaaaaatatttgatCTCTTTAAACCGCAGGCTCAGTGGTTTAATGTTGTTGGTGAATCCGGTCTTGACAGATTATGTTGTACCGGATATGTCACCATTATCCACTGCATGCAGAGGGCATTTGCCGAAAGGTGGCACAAAGAGACGTTGTCTTTCCACTTTCGTGTTGGGGGGTTGACGATCACACTGCATGATGTGGCTTGTCTGCTCAACCTGCCTATCAGAGGGAGGTTATTGGATCATTCCTTGATACAAAGGGTTGACGCCATCGAGTGGATGGTGGATTATATGGGTATGGACTCATATATGGCCGATGTAGAGTGCAGAAAAAATAATGGGGCGCATATCCGATTCTCTAGCCTGAAAGAGCTTtatgagaaccacttggtggcggcaACTGAGTTCGAGGAGAAGGGTGATGGTTTTTTGTTGAGTACCACCGAGCTTGCGTCTTGCGGTGTTGGTTAA
- the LOC131631419 gene encoding 3-ketoacyl-CoA synthase 11-like yields the protein MEEQQNNYSRSFSFERRKLPNFLISVKLKYVKLGYHYLISNAMYLILIPLLGVTSAHLSTISLQDLIQLYETLKFNLVSMTLGSSLIVFLATLYFMSRPRGIYLVDFACYKPPQDLTCTREVFVEKSNLTKAFTEENLLFQKKILERSGLGQKTYLPKAILSVPPNPCMAEARKEAEEVMFGAIDEVLEKTGVKAKDIGILVVNCSLFNPTPSLSAMIVNHYNLRGNVLSYNLGGMGCSAGLISIDLAKQLLQVHPNSYALVVSMENITLNWYFGNNRSMLVSNCLFRMGGAAVLLSNKPYDRRRAKYQLVHTVRTHKGADDKSYGCVFQEEDETKRVGVALSKDLMAVAGEALKTNITTLGPLVLPMSEQLLFFATLVARKIFKMKIKPYIPDFKLAFEHFCIHAGGRAVLDELEKNLDLSDWHMEPSRMTLYRFGNTSSSSLWYELAYTEAKGRIKKGDRTWQIAFGSGFKCNSAVWKALKTINPAKEKSPWIDEIHEFPVHVPKVSKVIES from the exons ATGGAAGAACAACAAAATAATTATTCTAGAAGCTTTTCTTTTGAAAGAAGAAAACTTCCCAACTTTTTAATATCCGTGAAACTTAAATATGTGAAACTTGGTTACCACTATTTAATTTCCAATGCTATGTACTTAATTTTGATACCTCTCCTAGGAGTAACTTCAGCTCATTTATCAACTATCTCACTCCAAGATTTAATCCAACTCTACGAAACTCTCAAATTCAACCTTGTTTCAATGACACTAGGTTCGAGTTTGATAGTATTTCTCGCAACCCTTTATTTCATGTCACGTCCAAGAGGCATATACTTGGTTGATTTTGCATGTTACAAACCACCACAAGATTTAACTTGCACCCGGGAAGTTTTCGTCGAAAAATCGAATTTAACGAAAGCGTTTACGGAAGAGAATCTCTTGTTTCAAAAGAAGATACTTGAGAGATCAGGTTTAGGGCAAAAGACATATTTGCCAAAGGCTATATTGAGTGTCCCGCCAAATCCTTGTATGGCTGAAGCAAGGAAGGAAGCTGAAGAGGTTATGTTTGGTGCTATTGATGAAGTTCTTGAGAAAACTGGTGTGAAGGCTAAGGATATTGGAATCTTGGTTGTGAATTGTAGTTTGTTTAATCCAACACCTTCTTTGTCTGCTATGATTGTGAATCATTATAACTTGAGAGGGAATGTTTTAAGTTATAATCTTGGTGGTATGGGTTGTAGCGCCGGACTTATCTCTATCGATCTTGCCAAACAGCTCCTACAG GTACATCCCAACTCATACGCCTTAGTAGTGAGTATGGAGAACATAACACTAAATTGGTATTTCGGCAACAACAGATCAATGTTAGTTTCAAACTGTCTCTTCAGAATGGGAGGAGCAGCAGTCCTCCTCTCCAACAAACCCTATGATCGTCGCCGAGCGAAATACCAACTAGTCCACACCGTCCGAACACACAAAGGTGCTGACGACAAATCCTACGGTTGCGTCTTTCAAGAAGAAGACGAAACAAAAAGAGTCGGCGTAGCACTGTCAAAAGACCTAATGGCTGTCGCCGGAGAAGCACTCAAAACAAACATCACAACATTGGGACCGCTAGTCCTGCCCATGTCCGAACAACTCTTATTTTTTGCGACGTTGGTCGCGCGGAAAATCTTCAAGATGAAAATAAAACCTTACATTCCTGATTTTAAACTAGCTTTTGAGCATTTCTGTATTCATGCTGGAGGAAGAGCAGTTTTGGATGAACTTGAAAAAAATCTTGACCTAAGTGATTGGCATATGGAACCATCAAGGATGACACTTTATAGATTTGGCAACACTtcaagtagttctttatggtATGAATTGGCTTATACAGAAGCTAAAGGGAGGATCAAAAAAGGTGATAGAACATGGCAAATTGCATTTGGTTCTGGATTTAAGTGTAATAGTGCTGTTTGGAAAGCTTTGAAGACTATTAATCCTGCTAAGGAAAAGAGTCCTTGGATTGATGAGATTCATGAGTTTCCTGTTCATGTGCCTAAAGTGTCAAAAGTAATTGAGTCTTAA